aatcaaatgtaattCATTTCCTTGAATTTGAATCTTAAGTTTACCTTGTTTGTCAGAGTCAGGTGCTCCTTAGAGTAGATCATAGTTGAAATGATTGTAGGTACCATGGCTGGATCTCTGTGCTGTAGAGGTCTGTGTAGAGAGAATCTGATCTCTACTGGCTTCATCTCTCCTATATATTGTCCCAAATCTGCATATGAATGTGTGGGTCTTGGGCTTGTTGGAGTTTCTCACAGTCTGTAGCCAATGGGAGGACAGTGAGGAGTGTGGAGCTGCCACATGCTCAGTGTTCTTATTGCTGGTGGACAATGGTCACGTCTCAGGGGAACAGGTGGAGGGGTGGGGGTCATGGAGAGTGATTGACAGAGCGCTGTGTGAATCTGGGAAAGTGGTGACCCCTAGACCTGCTGCCTGATGTTGGCATCAATGACACTAACAGAGCACACACTTATCATTACAACTTTCACGTGTGAGACTGACAGTCATCCTTCACATTAAAACAGATGCTGCTGCCCCTGTCCATTTGATTGTTGTTGTTGAATACCATTGTTTTTGTTACAGTGCAGGTTCAGTCACAGTTAAACACTTGAAGATGGGTTTGACCTCTGATTGCGCAGTTATGAATGTGCTATGGTCTGTTCCAGTTTCATCTCAAGGTATGGGTGCTCATCAAACATTTGGATCACAGTTCACAGGCTATCCTTTGTCAAGTTCCTCTTACAAATGTGTGTTAAATAACAGACCCCCCCCCAATCATTGCACTCAAACTATTTAAGATAAATGATAAGACCATTTAAGTGGCTTCTAATTGATAGTGATTGAACTGATCGATTATTGGTTTTCTCCACAGTGGGTTGGTGGCCCCTTCATTCGGGAGAAAttgctcgtggtaatgactggagctgGAATATGATGAATTTGTTACCATTCCATAACacgtggtttccaggtgtttgtgaTGCCAttccgttctcccctcagcagcctcgtGGTTTTCTCATTAGAGAGACCAAGTCTTGTAGCAGCACACGTTCACTATTTCTTTATTTTGAGAGTGAAGGCAATTAAGCCTCACTTTGGGAGTCCAGAGGTAGCAGATGTGTCCTCTGTCTTGAGGCCACTGGTCAGTGTGAGTAGAGAGCTGATCTGAGTTTCCCACActgagtcctgtgtgctgtgaTCAATGCATTACAAAAGCTGCTCAGTGGACCATTAGTGACGGCTATTGACTCTGTGTTGAACTATAGTCAGAGGCTGACATCACAGACCTTCTGGATTCTGGAGGGAAACACCCTAACACTGGCTTTAATCTTAAAATTGTGCTGCaaaacatatactgtatatgtgtacacttagaatgtatttttatttcagaAGCCGGAAAAGGGGACGCAGATCGGGGATCCTTCTGAGAATCTGGAGGCGAGCGCGTAAACTCCCAATGCCTTCTGATcttcttgctaacgtgcaatcGTTAGAAAATGACATTGATGACCTAGTATTAAGATTATCCtaacaacgggacattaaaaactgcaaCATCCAATGTTTCACCAAGATGTGGCTGAACGAAGAAACTGACAATATAAagctggcgggattttccatgcaccggcagaacagagacgctaccttTGGTAAGATGAGGGGTTggggtgtgtctttttgtcaataacaactGGTttaagaagtctcgaggtattgctctcctgaggtagagtaccttatgataagctgtcgacatctaccaagagagttctcatctgtattattcgtagccgtctatttaccaccacaaagcgaATCTGGACCGCGCTCAACCAACCGcgctcaaccaactctataaggccataagaaaagaagaaaatgctcatccagaagcggcgctcctagtggccggggactttaatgcaggcaaacttaaatcagttttaccacatttttgtgccaagcttcctgccatccaggacgggAAGGGGTACCGGAGCACTAAGtcaggaccaaaaggctcctcaacagcttctaccaacCAAGCCATTAGACAGCTGAACATTTCATgtaaatcgccaccggacaatttacattgacccccccccccccctatgttacctatgcatagtcacttcaccccaacctacatgtacagGTTAACTCatctagcctgtacccctgcacactgactcagtaccggtgccccctgtatttagcctcgttattgttattcttattgtgttactttttattactactttttattttagcctacttggtaaatattttcttcttgaactgcactgttggttaagggcttgtaagtaagcaattcatggcaaagtctacacttgttgtattcggcgcatgtggcaaataaagtttgatttgattgctGGTGGGACTGATGATGATGAGAATCAACTGTGACTCTGCTCTCCAGAGCTTTCTCACACTCTGCCCATTGAGAGAACTTCCACTAAACAATAGAAGTGTGCCTTGATAAATGCCAATTCATCTCTACACAAGCAGTTCCCATCAAGCCCTTGGGAGTAAAAATAGAATCCCTTAAATATTTATCTTAAGAAACAGACTCACTCTTACAGTGAATCAAGTCAATCTGTAAGTGTGTTTCTGTATACAAACAAATGGCATGTTTAAACCATGCCCCACATACAAACAGAATAAAAACGGGATTAATTGCAATAATCCTGGAGAAAATGTAAGTACTGCTCGATTGGGCTCCAAAAAAGCAAATCAAAATATGATATCTTGAACCTCTTGGGAAAATGTATATATTTGATCAGATTTCTTCCTGCAAGACACACAATGCAGGACATTTATGGGATCATTCGAGACAGATTAATTGATTTCCCCATAGAAACCTAGTCCCCCACTCTAACCTCTGACAGTCCAGGGTCGAGGTCCCAGTCTATTGTGCTGAAGGGGCCCTGTGAGTGAATTCTCCTCGGTTTCCCACATTCTCTCCATTCACTGCTTTGAATAGAGGAACAATAGAAGTGTGTCTTATAACACATCACATTATGCAGCACGCAGCCCTAAACGTTTAGAGCGCTAAAATGTCAGCAGCAGTTTTGGTCTAACACCTTGAATTCCTGATATGTCATGTACATATTCAAAATCGTGGAACGCAAATGCTATCGCAATACATTCTGATATATTTGAAATACATTTCTGTAAAACAGGTGTTTCAGTAAAAACaacacagccatgtctctgggAACTCACATGACCAATTATCTCGTTCACGCCTCATTACATTTAAGTGATATCATAGGTCAAATAAACAGCCTAAATAATTAGTCAGCAATTTCTGACTACATCAAACCAAATCATGTGAATGAATAAAGTATGGCTAGAAATGAATTTTATTTTACTCTGTAGGTTTTCAGAGAAGCACGAAGAGGAATATGATATACCTGTATAGTGTCATTTTTTCTTGGCTCAAAGTAGGCTCTTTCTGATTTAGCCccatatactgtagtctatctagtagctacagttcaagtcggaagtttacatatatcttagccaaatacattcaaacttagattttcacagttcctgacatttaatcctactaaaaattattctatgggattgaggtcagggccttgtgatggccattccaataccttgactttgttgtccttaagccattttgccacaactttggaagtatgcttggggtcattgttcatttggaagacccttttgcaaccaggctttaacttcctgactgatgtcttgagatgttgcttcaatatgtccacgtaattttccttctgcatgatgccatttattttgtgaaaagcaccagtccctcctgcagcaaagcacccccacaacatgatgctgccacccccgtgcttcacggttgggatactgttcttcggcttgcaagactcccctattttcctccaaacataacgatggtcattctgaccaaacagttctatatttgtttaatcagaccagaggacatttctccaaaaagtacaatctttgtccccatgtgcagttgtaaaccgtattctgtcttttttatggtggttttggagcagtggcttcttccttgctgagcggtctttcaggttaagtcgatataggactcgttttactgtggatttagatacttttgtacccgtttcctccagcatcttcacaaggtcctttgatgttgttctgggattgatttgcacttttcgcaccaacgtactttcatctccaggagacagaacgcgtctccttcctgagtggtatgaaggctgcgtggtcccatgtcgtttatacttgcatacaattgtttgtacagataaacgtgataccttcaggcatttggaaattgctcccaaggatgaaccagacttgtggaggtctacaattgtttttctgaggtcttggctgatttctttagattttcccatgatgtcaagcaaagaggcactgagtttgaaggtaggccttgaaatacatccacaggtacgccTCCAAATGATTCAAATGATGCCAATTATGACAtcatttttctggaattttccaagctgtttaaaggcacagtcaacttagtgtatgtaaacttatgacccactggaattgtgatacagtgaattataaatgaaataatctgaatgtaaacaattgctggaaaaatgacttgtctcatgcacaaagtagatgccctaatcgacttgccaaaactatagtttgttagcaagaaatttgtggagtggttgaaaaacaagttttaatgactccaacctaagtgtatgtaaacttcccacttcaactgtatatgtggaATATCATGTCAGTAACGTAACTCTATTGGAAGCTTATTTCAGTGGAGAAAAGAGTGAAGTAAAAGACGAGAATGTTTCACTTGAAGATTTGTGTATTTACTCAGACTGACTGAACGAGTCACACCACCAAAACATTGAATACCTTAATTTAAGGTAAATATTTCAAGAGAAATAAAGTGATTAAACATCACAGCAAGAACTTGAACAAATATCCAATACATGATACTCTATCAGAGTATTGCATACAAAGTTACTGTCTTTATAAAAGACAACAGAATTGTTTAAAATAAACAAGGGTTTTTCAATTAGACATTTCTTTCTCCCATTTGCAATAAAATTAATATTCAAATAACATGATAGATAATTTCACAAATAAAGGTTGATATTACAACAAATCTAATATTGTTAATCACAGAGTGATGATAGCAGGTATATTACTCAGTTTGGGTAAATAATCCTCACGGAGGAACATTGATGCTGTAGCTCAAGTTGATCAATATCAAATATATAACTGATACATGCTTCACAGAAGATGCTCAATACAAAATCAATATGACTATATCACTACACAAATGTAGAGGCAATAGGTTATTGTCTTATATATTTTGACCTTTAAACAGATCGGTAATAGATAATCACAAACAGACTGATTATATCAAATCTATTGTGGGATAAAAGAAGCAAACTGTCATCTCCAGGATGTCGGCTTTGTCCAGCTTGGAGTCGGGCTGCTGGTTGAGGATCTCTGGAACCAGGAGAGACTTGAGCTGTTCAATGCTGTTGTTGATACGATCTCTGCGTAACTTCTCCACCACTGGCTTTCTTAGCTGCAAGAAGAGACTAGGAGAGGCATTAATAACCGTATTCTGGTGTATGACATTATTGAAGCAGATTAACAATCAATCGATACAATTTAATAAATGTTGTTTAATTTGAATCTTCAATTTACCTTGTTTGTCAGAGTCAGGTGCTCCTTAGAGTAGATCATAGTTGAAGTGATTGTAGGTAACATGGCTGGATCTCTGTGCTGTAGAGGTCTGTGTAGAGAGAATCTGATCTCTACTGGCTTCATCTCTCCTATATATTGTCCCAAATCTGCATATGAATGTGTGGGTCTTGGGGTTGTTGGAGTTTCTCACAGTCTGTAGTCAATGGGAGAGCTTGGGAGGACAGTGAGGAGTGTGGAGCTGCCACATGCTCAGTGTTCTTATTGCTGGGGGACAATGGTCACGTCTCAGGGGAACAGGTGGAGGGGTGGGAGTGATGTAGAGTGACTGACAGAGCGCTGTGTGAATCTGGGAAAGTGGTGACCCCTAGACCTGCTGCCTGATGTTGGCATCAATGACACTAACAGAGCACACACTTATCATTACAACTTTCACGTGTGAGACTGACAGTCATCCTTCACATTAAAACAGATGCTGCTGCCCCTGTCCATTTGATTGTTGTTGTTGAATACCATTGTTTTTGTTACAGTGCAGGTTCAGTCACAGTTAAACACTTGAAGATGGGTTTGACCTCTGATTGCACACTTACACGTGAGACTGACACAGATTCTCTAATTTAACGAACAGTGTTGTTCATCTCCACCTAAAAGGACATTGTTGAATGTAATATTCTGTATCCAAGCTTCATCACTGACTTAGAAACATTTGATTCTCTCCATGGATATGACTTCTGAAGTTAATTAACGACTCTACAATATGGTTTTACTTCGCACATACCGGTAGTTACATTTAACAATATGATGATGTGTGACAATGTTTCACAATTTTAATTCCTGGTTATTTTATGCATGTTTGTATTTTCAGTCAGTCAGAATGTTTGGGAATATATAAGATTTTAGTCAACATTAACAGGTGAGTGGATAGATACCAGGATAATGTATACCTTGGTTTTCAGTATTTTAAGGGTCATCAGTATCAATAGCAAGGGTTCTCTTAACTCAGTATTAGTAGTTATAAGGTCAAGCATTCTGGAGTCCAGAGGTAGCAGATGTGTCCTCTGTCTTGAGGCCACTGGTCAGTGTGAGTAGAGAGCTGATCTGAGTTTCCCACActgagtcctgtgtgctgtgaTCAATGCATTACAAAAGCTGCTCAGTGGACCATTAGTGACGGCTATTGACTCTGTGTTGTACTAAAGACAGAGGCTGACGTCACAGACCTTCTGGATTCTGGAGGGAAAGATCAGCACTGGCGAGATTATACTAACAGGACATACTTTTATGAATACATGTTCATCCGGTCACGGCTTAGAACACATGATATTGAGTACTCTGCTGAAAATGATTGTCTGTGATTTGTTTCATTATAAATTGACAAAGGGTTCACTTTTGTATGACTAATTGGATTTGAAAGCTGTTCACTTTTTATCACACAAACAACTGAACTGTATGAATGCACGGAATAAAACTGTCCATCAACAAGATAGAGAAAGCCTATCATAACTTGGGTAAATATATCAGAATTTGCTTTATTGAATCATTATTGTATTTCACTCCTAAGAAAGAGTAAGAAATAACCCAATATACCCCTTCCCACCCATTCTATCCACTGAACAATAGAAGTGTGCCAATTCACCATAGAGAATCACAGGTGCTGGTGGGACTGATGAGGACACTAAACTGTGACTCTGCTCTCCAGAGCTTTCCCACACTTTTCCCATTGAGAGAGCTTCCACCAAACAATACAACTGTGCCTTGTTAAATGCTAATTCATCTCTACACAAGCAGTTCCTATCAATCCCTTCGGGGGTGAAGCTCAATACACATATATGTATCCTAAGCAACAGATAAAGATTCACTGTTGCAGAGAGTCAATTCTCTGTTTATACAAAGAAATATAATGTTTTCAACCATGCCCACATAGAAACAGAATAAAAACATAATTAACTGCATTCATTTTGTCAAAAAGCACTttcaaaatggaaaaaaaatGATATCTTGATAACTGTTTTTTTAAAACATATGTTTTAGCATATTTCTAAATTCAAGACCCAAATAGTAAACATTAAATGTGGGATTATCAGAAATATATCCATTGATTCCCATAGAGACACAGTCCCCCACTCTAACCTCTGACAGTCCAGGGTCGAGGTCCCAGTCTATTGTCCTGAAGGGGCCCTGTGAGTGAATTCTCCTCGGTTTCCCACATTCTCTCCATTCACTGCTTTCAATGGAGGATCAATAGAAGTGTGTCTTATTACACATCACATTAGCTATTGAGTTTGAGGGGCACAGCTGCTCTAAACATTTAAAGCATTAAGATGACAGTACTAGTTTTTGCCCAACACCTGGAATCACTGATATATTATGACTAAACTAAAATAATTGATCACTTTCTGAAACACtgaaaatacatttatttaaaacaGGTGCATCAATAAAAAACATATGAGTCATGTCTCCTAAGGAAGTCAGAATGATGATCACTTACATCTCTATAGTTCATTACACCTTTACTACAACAATATATGATATGACTGTTGTGTTTTATATAAAAACAATGACTGTAAAATAATAATGTTTGACTAGAAATGTCTCTTAACTTTGATATTACTCTGTAGACTTTGAATGAAGCACCTAGAGATAAAAATGAATATATTGATTCAATTGAGTGTTGCATTCCAATGCAGTCAATATCATTCTGCATAGTCTTGGGTCATCATTCTTATTGCATTTGAATCAGCCACTTAATCTATGTGGAGTTTCATAAATCAGTAATTTAACCATTTAATGATGTTGGAGGATTGTCTTGGTCAAGAAAAGAATGAAGCAACAGACAAAAATATTTCATTTGATGATTTGTGTATTTATTCAGACTGACTCACTGAGTCACATCATTGAATACCTTAATTTAAGGTAAATATTTCAACAGAAATAAAGCGATTAAACATCACAACAAGAACTTGAACAAATCTCCAAGATATGATACTCTATCAGAGTATAGGATACAAAGTTACTTTCTTTATGAAAGACAAATTAATTGTTCAAAATAATTGTGTTTTTCAATTAGACATTATTTTAATCACATTTGCAATAAAATTATTATTCAAATAACATGATTGATAATTTCACAAATGAAGTTCGAtctttaaacaaatcaaatattgtTTATCACAGAGTGATGATAAAAGGTATAATACCCAGTTTGGGTAAATTATCCTCACGGAGGAACATTGATGCTGTAGCTCAAGTTGATCAATATCAAATATATAACTGATACATGCTTCACAGAAGATGCTCAATACAATGTCAATATGACTATATCACTACACAAATGTAGTGGTTAAAAATTACTCTTAATTTTTAGACCATAAAAACAGACGATTCAAATACAATCACACACAGATTGAAGATATTGCATCCATTTTGGGTTAAAAGTTCTCATAGAGAACCATTAGTTATTGTTGATCATGAATATAAACACATGATCAATATAAGCAACATGTTTCACAAAACATAAAGGTTATGATGATTTCAATTAACACTACAAAAATGTAGTTTTCATCGATCAGATTGTTTTCTTGGAAAAACGTTTTGACTTCAGTTCAACTGAAATTAAATGTCTCAATCACAACAAGACTTTTAAAAACTCCTGCATAAGCAGAAAACAACAAACATATTTTATTATACTCATTAATGTCCATGAAATTAATCTTAGACCAACATGGTCCATCCATTGTGTTTGTCTGAGTGGAGCTCCAATCTGTAGGTCTCTACCAGGGCCTCCAGGGGGCGATGTTGACTGGACTCTTGTTTTTGCTGATGCTGTGCTGGGCTGGGGAGCTCAGCTGAGGACGTCAATCTTCCTCTTGTTCTCATCAGATGATGGCTGCAGGCTCTGGAAGTGGCTCAGCAGTCTTCTCTGGGACTGTGACTTCTGCTCACATTTAGAAAGGAAGTGAACAATCTCTTGGACACACCTGGAGTAACCCTGATTGACAGGTGCTGAGCAGGAGGAGGAGCTCACTGGCTGGTTCTGTTGCTGTCGTCTCAGGAAGCAAACTGTCATCTCTAGGATGTCGGCTTTGTCCAGCTTGGAGTCGGGCTGCTGGTTGAGGATCTCTGGAACCAGGAGAGACTTGAGCTGTTCAATGCTGTTGTTGATACGATCTCTGCGTAATTTCTCCACCACTGGCTTTCTTATCTGCAAGAAGAGATGAGTCATCAAAACCTTGTTCTGCAATATGGCATTACTGAAGCAAATAAACAATTAATCAATACAATTGAATAAATGTCACTGAATTTGAATCTTCAATTTACCTTGTTTGTCAGAGTCAGGTGCTCCTCAGAGTAGATCATAGTTGAAGTGAGTGTAGGTACCATAGCTGGATCTCTGTGCTGTAGAGGTCTGTGTAGAGAGAATCTGATCTCTACTGGCTTCATCTCTCCTATATATTGTCCCAAATCTGCATATGAATGTGTGGGTCTTGGGCTTGTTGGAGTTTCTCACAGTCTGTAGCCAATGGGAGAGCTTGGGAGGACAGTGAGGAGTGTGGAGCTGCCACATGCTCAGTGTTCTTATTGCTGGAGGACAATGGTCACGTCTCAGGGGACTaggtggaggggtgggggtgaTGGAGAGTGACTGACAAAGCGCTGTGTGAATCTGGGAAAGTGGTGACCCCAAGATCTGCTGCCTGATGTTGGGATCAATGACACTGACAGAGCACACGCTCATCATCACAATTTACACTTGTGGGACTGACACAGATTCTCTACATGAGAAAGTTGTAACACCTAATCCCTTCTGATGGTTGTATTGCAAAATAAAGTGTCAAATTTGACAGTAAAATATTTTAATATAGATTTTTAATATAGATTTCTAGCTATAATCAACAGAGACTTTAAGAACATTGTCACCTTTGAAACCTAATATTGTATAGTTATAAGTTAACTGTCATTTACCCTTGTTCTGTATATAtacatgtaactgccaaaataaaggaaacaccaacacaaAGTGTTTAAACAGtatgttgggccaccacgagccataacagcttcaatgcaccgtgacatagattctacaagtgtctggaactctattggagcgACGCAGCACAATTCTTCCACaataaattccatcatttggtattttgttgatggtggtggaaacgcTGTCTCAatcgccgctccagaatctcccgtaagtgttcaattgggttgagatctggtgactgagaagCCCATGGCATTTGGTTTACATCGTTTTTATGCTCATccaaccattcagtgaccactcgtgccctgtggatgggggcattgccGTCCTATTTGGCCATAGTCATGGTAGCCAAAacaatggcctgcccagcatttctatacatgaccctaagcatgatgggatgttaattgcctAATTCATTCAGTtaacacacctgtgtggaagcacctgctttcaatatactttgcatccctcatttactcaagtgtttccattatcttggcagttacctgtatgttgcATTGCGATTCTGCTCTTGCGTCTGTGTATTTGAAGATTTGGCAGACTACTGCCAGAGTAGAGTTCAAACGTAGCAGATGTGTCCTCTGTCTTGAGGCCACTGGTCAGTGTGAGTAGAGAGCTGATCTGAGTTTCCCACActgagtcctgtgtgctgtgaTCAATGCATTACAAAAGCTGCTCAGTGGACCATTAGTGACGGCTATTGGCTCTGTGTTGTACTAAAGACAGAGGCTGACATCACGGGCCATCTGGATTCTGGAGGGAAACTACCACTGGCTCCTTCCGTACTGTTGCATATATTGATTTCATTTTATTCAGATATTAAAATGTTTCAGACTACATTACTGAATATCTTTTTTCATCTTTTTTTATGGACAATTTTATTGTTATTTGTTGTTATATTGATGTAAAGAATGAAGCTGCCAAAGACCTTAAACTGTGACTCCGCTCTCCAGAGCTTTCCCACACTTTGTCCATTGATGGAAATATCTTTAAACAATagaagtgtgccttgttaaatgctAATTCTTCTCTTCATACAACCAATTCCCCAAAGGTGCCTGGTGAGAAACTTGGTAGTTAAATATGACTCCATTTCAGTATGACTCAACTGCAAGTGTGCTTAGGCAcaagagtgaaacaacagccatgtGACAGTCATGATCAATTATCACCTAATTACTGATGCTTTTTTAAATCAGGAAACCAATTAGTGCAATGTTGTGATTTATCAGAAGTTGAGCATGTTACTGACTTGACCTTTGCCCCGACAACATCTGTTTAATCTGATACACATCTTAAAAGAATAGTTGTATTGCAGTAAGTCAGGATATA
This genomic window from Oncorhynchus nerka isolate Pitt River linkage group LG2, Oner_Uvic_2.0, whole genome shotgun sequence contains:
- the LOC115145508 gene encoding transcription factor HES-5-like, with protein sequence MKPVEIRFSLHRPLQHRDPAMLPTITSTMIYSKEHLTLTNKLRKPVVEKLRRDRINNSIEQLKSLLVPEILNQQPDSKLDKADILEMTVCFFYPTIDLI